From one Lycium barbarum isolate Lr01 chromosome 6, ASM1917538v2, whole genome shotgun sequence genomic stretch:
- the LOC132598969 gene encoding peamaclein-like: protein MKRLLLAFMLVFALLLTSSFLEPATAKSVYCGQKCKARCSKAGVKDRCVKYCELCCEKCKCVPSGTYGNKHECPCYRDLKNSKGKPKCP from the exons ATGAAGAGGCTTTTGTTAGCTTTTATGTTGGTGTTTGCTCTTCTTTTGACATCCTCATTTCTTGAACCTGCAACCGCCAAATCAG TGTACTGCGGGCAGAAATGCAAGGCTAGGTGCTCCAAGGCAGGAGTGAAGGATCGGTGTGTGAAATACTGTGAGTTGTGCTGTGAAAAGTGCAAATGTGTTCCAAGTGGGACTTATGGCAACAAGCATGAGTGCCCTTGTTATAGAGACTTGAAGAACTCCAAGGGCAAGCCCAAATGTCCTTAA